A single Marinitoga aeolica DNA region contains:
- a CDS encoding apolipoprotein N-acyltransferase — MITSFWLFEEYFASKIFYGLTLHPGIALYNIGIFLFFSKYIGMIGLSFIIIAINYWLYYLLKNKKYKTFLIISLLIFLLPNISFFSQKDVEEINQNKIKISIIQGNISTNEYKFAQSNNELSYEIFKKYINLSLKSIKEYSPHIIIWPETSVHRWMMRLPDYRNEILDFARNNNINLIIGTPDLTPENKEYNSIFIISKNGKIIGKYYKNKLVPYYEKVFENGKKIKVINLEGIKTGFEICFEAMFPQVTTKLKRQNAELIIIASNNGMFGYSIVPYLMSEHGIFRAVENNIYIIQATNSGISQIISPDGKILKSSKLYERKIINYEIPIKKLNKTFYSVYGENMYYIIFIITIIILIKNSALFVVKNKK, encoded by the coding sequence TTGATAACTTCATTCTGGCTATTTGAGGAGTACTTTGCAAGTAAAATATTTTATGGATTGACACTTCATCCTGGTATAGCGTTATATAATATAGGAATATTTCTATTTTTTTCAAAATATATTGGAATGATAGGATTATCTTTTATTATAATAGCAATAAATTATTGGTTATATTATCTTTTAAAAAATAAAAAATATAAAACATTTTTGATAATTTCATTATTAATTTTTCTCTTGCCTAATATAAGCTTTTTTTCACAAAAAGATGTAGAAGAAATTAATCAAAATAAAATAAAAATTTCAATAATACAGGGAAATATATCTACAAATGAATATAAATTTGCTCAAAGTAATAATGAATTGAGTTATGAAATATTCAAAAAATACATAAATCTTTCATTAAAAAGTATAAAAGAATATTCGCCACATATAATCATCTGGCCTGAAACATCTGTCCATAGATGGATGATGCGGCTACCTGATTATAGAAATGAAATATTAGATTTTGCAAGAAATAATAATATTAATCTAATAATAGGGACACCAGATTTAACTCCTGAAAATAAAGAATACAATTCCATATTTATTATATCAAAAAATGGAAAAATAATAGGGAAATATTATAAAAACAAGCTCGTGCCATATTATGAAAAAGTTTTTGAAAATGGGAAAAAAATAAAAGTTATTAATTTAGAGGGAATAAAAACAGGATTTGAAATATGCTTTGAAGCAATGTTTCCACAAGTGACAACTAAATTAAAAAGGCAAAATGCAGAACTAATAATAATAGCAAGCAATAATGGAATGTTTGGTTACAGTATAGTGCCATATTTAATGTCAGAACATGGTATATTTCGAGCAGTAGAAAATAATATATATATAATTCAAGCAACAAATTCAGGAATATCACAGATAATTTCTCCAGATGGAAAAATATTAAAATCATCAAAACTATATGAAAGAAAAATTATTAATTATGAAATACCAATAAAAAAATTAAATAAAACATTTTATTCTGTATATGGAGAAAACATGTATTATATTATATTTATAATAACAATAATAATATTAATCAAAAATAGCGCGCTATTTGTTGTAAAAAACAAAAAATGA